A single genomic interval of Salvelinus namaycush isolate Seneca chromosome 41, SaNama_1.0, whole genome shotgun sequence harbors:
- the LOC120034139 gene encoding somatotropin-2: MGQVFLLMPVLLVSCFLSQGAAMENQRLFNIAVNRVQHLHLLAQKMFNDFEGTLLSDERRQLNKIFLLDFCNSDSIVSPIDKQETQKSSVLKLLHISYRLIESWEYPSQTLAISNSLMVRNSNQISEKLSDLKVGINLLIKGSQDGVLSLDDNDSQHLPPYGNYYQNLGGDSNVRRNYELLACFKKDMHKVETYLTVAKCRKSLEANCTL, translated from the exons ATGGGACAAG TGTTTCTGCTGATGCCAGTCTTACTGGTCAGTTGCTTTCTGAGTCAAGGGGCAGCGATGGAAAACCAACGGCTCTTCAACATTGCAGTCAACCGGGTGCAACATCTCCACCTGCTGGCTCAGAAAATGTTCAATGACTTT GAAGGCACCCTGTTGTCTGATGAACGCAGACAGCTGAACAAGATATTCCTGCTGGACTTCTGTAACTCTGACTCCATCGTGAGCCCAATCGACAAGCAGGAGACTCAGAAGAGTTCA GTCCTGAAGCTGCTCCACATCTCTTACCGCCTGATTGAATCCTGGGAGTACCCTAGCCAGACCCTGGCCATCTCCAACAGCCTCATGGTCAGAAACTCCAACCAGATCTCTGAGAAGCTCAGCGACCTCAAAGTGGGCATCAACCTGCTCATCAAG GGGAGCCAGGACGGCGTACTGAGCCTGGATGACAATGACTCTCAGCATCTGCCCCCCTACGGGAACTACTATCAGAATCTGGGGGGCGACAGCAACGTCAGGAGGAACTATGAGCTGTTGGCCTGCTTCAAGAAGGACATGCATAAG gttgAGACCTACCTGACCGTCGCTAAGTGCAGGAAGTCGCTGGAGGCCAACTGCACTCTGTAA